A portion of the Vanessa atalanta chromosome 14, ilVanAtal1.2, whole genome shotgun sequence genome contains these proteins:
- the LOC125068662 gene encoding gastrula zinc finger protein XlCGF57.1-like, which produces MAADKSFKSYENCCRTCLNEETTFDIFMETLNSTNLADILISCTRLNIQKEDCLPKKMCGCCYNCLMSFYHFREIAEKVDTKLRKNIPSNNNINCYDNIDVNKCKAVEIKGEHDLDVDYYMFEPKIEMNNEDNQILDENKNLDLNIDTKASQNLTKFYEKVKKEKYKCANCNKTFRKLSRLQHHIKKHNVHDNSDCDEGINSKSHEDIETVRPLNENSIANDNQHSDNGFPCRICPSKFKSTNSLSAHMRKHTEKGRVISCTECGKIFKKISHLKRHEVMHSRSNFHKCSLCPRSFHSEEILKGHMNKHNGIKPHTCPMCPKSFAHLSTLTSHIKIHKKDKFLCPTCGKEFDSSANLDQHVRRHLGLKQFECTLCPRKFVSKGELKSHTITHTGERSYTCDQCGATFTKRSSLGKHKLRHLGIKPHQCETCSMKFSSKDHLKRHNRIHTGEKPYKCDMCERAFTQSNDLVKHRRAHLGEKIYKCTECSESFRLHIELRQHLSEHYISSQLQISNKQNVEKEGASKVVSNPVTNDITDVINDTSAQINNLIQMKK; this is translated from the exons ATGGCAGCTGATAAAAGCTTTAAATCATATGAAAACTGTTGCCGTACTTGTTTGAACGAAGAAACAACGtttgatatatttatggaaACTTTAAATTCTACCAACTTGGCGGATATTTTGATATCATGTACCAGGTTAAAT aTACAAAAAGAAGATTGTCTACCAAAAAAGATGTGTGGCTGTTGTTACAATTGCCTTATGAGTTTTTATCATTTTCGTGAAATTGCAGAGAAAGTAGatacaaaattaagaaaaaatattccaagtaataataatattaattgctaTGATAATATTGATGTGAATAAATGTAAAGCGGTCGAAATAAAAGGAGAACATGACTTGGATGTTGATTACTACATGTTTGAACCAAAGATTGAAATGAATAATGAAGATAACCAAATActagatgaaaataaaaatttagactTAAACATAGATACAAAAGCGTCACAGAATCTTACCAAGTTTTACGAAAAGGTAAAAAAAGAGAAGTATAAATGTGCAAATTGTAACAAAACATTTAGAAAGTTATCTAGACTTCAACATCACATCAAGAAACATAATGTACATGACAATTCTGATTGTGATGAAGGCATTAACTCAAAAAGTCATGAGGACATAGAAACAGTTCGTCCATTGAATGAAAATTCAATTGCAAATGACAATCAACATTCAGATAATGGTTTTCCATGCCGGATTTGCCCTTCAAAGTTTAAATCTACCAACTCCCTTTCAGCTCACATGAGGAAACATACAGAGAAAGGTAGAGTGATATCATGTACAGAGTGCggcaagatatttaaaaaaattagtcaTTTAAAACGTCATGAGGTTATGCACAGTAGAAGTAATTTTCACAAATGTTCTCTTTGTCCAAGATCCTTTCATAGTGAAGAAATTTTAAAGGGTCATATGAACAAGCACAATGGTATCAAGCCTCACACTTGTCCAATGTGTCCAAAGTCATTTGCTCATTTGTCAACATTGACATctcatattaaaattcataagaaAGATAAATTTCTGTGTCCCACTTGTGGTAAGGAGTTTGATTCCAGTGCAAATTTAGACCAGCACGTAAGAAGACACCTGGGATTAAAGCAGTTTGAATGCACATTATGTCCGAGGAAATTTGTAAGTAAAG GTGAGTTAAAGTCGCATACAATCACACACACAGGAGAAAGGTCTTATACTTGTGATCAGTGTGGTGCCACATTTACAAAGCGTAGCTCCCTCGGAAAACATAAGTTACGACACTTAGGAATCAAACCTCACCAGTGTGAAACATGCTCAATgaa ATTTTCAAGTAAGGATCATTTAAAGAGACATAATCGTATCCATACTGGGGAAAAACCGTATAAATGCGATATGTGTGAAAGAGCCTTTACACAAAGCAACGATCTTGTGAAGCATCGCCGGGCCCATTTAGGGGAgaaaatttataa ATGTACAGAATGCAGTGAGAGCTTCAGACTCCATATTGAATTGCGACAACATTTATCAGAGCATTATATTTCATCACAActtcaaatttcgaataaacaaaatgtaGAAAAAGAAGGTGCTTCAAAAGTCGTGTCTAATCCTGTGACAAATGACATAACAGATGTCATCAATGACACGAGtgcacagataaataatttgattcaaaTGAAGAAATGA
- the LOC125068944 gene encoding uncharacterized protein LOC125068944: MCEQNSAVYANIKLKVMLIGVITFIPCLIGFSLALYVIILEEYNQMKFRLTNKLQHVLDMEIDSNVIDLVAGIAGVIFLLAMIFSVLLLIGIQKNKPGFVLAYFGYSTMLTMLLILSALLELIQSYWALAIPTLILSTFYIPCLKIVHTVYEMMQKGLSLGSDRHNLIENESLN; encoded by the exons ATGTGTGAACAAAATTCTGCAGTGTACGCGAACATTAAGTTGAAAGTCATGTTAATAGGAGTTATAACCTTC ATACCATGTCTTATAGGTTTTAGTTTGGCACTGTACGTTATAATATTAGAAGAATATAACCAGATGAAGTTTCGTTTAACCAATAAGTTGCAACATGTATTGGATATGGAAATCGATAGTAACGTAATTGACTTGGTTGCTGGAATTGCCGGTGTTATATTCTTATTGGCAATGATCTTCTCAGTTCTTCTGCTTATTGGAATACAAAAG AACAAACCCGGTTTTGTCCTCGCTTATTTTGGGTATAGTACTATGCTCACAATGCTTCTAATATTAAGCGCACTCTTGGAACTCATTCAAAGTTATTGGGCCCTAGCCATtcctactttaattttatcaa CTTTTTATATACCCTGCCTCAAGATTGTACACACTGTATATGAAATGATGCAGAAAGGATTATCATTAGGCTCTGACAGACACAACCTTATTGAAAATGAATCCTTAAATTGA